In one Nocardioides luteus genomic region, the following are encoded:
- a CDS encoding LysR substrate-binding domain-containing protein gives MELRHLRYFAAVAETCHFGQAAAQLHIAQPALSQAIRQLESELDVTLFTRTTRQVSLTPAGEFLRTEAARVLSAIDDSVRGVRRIGAGRHGLVRLGLTGTASFSHLPGIARVVKRELPEVALEIHADLLTPAQCERLQSGALDLGVLRPPAIGEGLTLRTLEVEPLALAIPVDHRLAVEPVVALADVRTEPFIAYSARDSAVNEAVLRSCREAGFVPRREHEAPSTAVLLALVAAGLGVAVVPASVRALPLEGVVFRDLLDAGSVELSLAYRTDDDNPVVDAVIEILEAADLFTAPRLEAPRS, from the coding sequence ATGGAGCTACGCCACCTGCGGTATTTCGCCGCGGTCGCCGAGACCTGTCACTTCGGACAGGCCGCGGCGCAGCTGCACATCGCCCAGCCGGCACTCTCCCAGGCGATCCGCCAGCTCGAGTCCGAGCTCGACGTCACCCTGTTCACCCGGACGACCCGCCAGGTCTCCCTCACCCCCGCCGGCGAGTTCCTCCGCACCGAGGCCGCCCGGGTGCTCTCCGCCATCGACGACAGCGTCCGAGGCGTACGCCGCATCGGGGCCGGCCGCCACGGCCTGGTCCGTCTCGGCCTGACCGGCACCGCCTCGTTCTCGCACCTGCCGGGCATCGCCCGGGTGGTCAAGCGCGAGCTGCCCGAGGTGGCGCTCGAGATCCACGCCGACCTGCTCACGCCGGCCCAGTGCGAGCGGCTGCAGAGCGGGGCGCTCGACCTCGGCGTACTGCGGCCGCCGGCGATCGGCGAGGGGCTGACCCTGCGCACCCTCGAGGTCGAGCCCCTCGCGCTCGCCATCCCGGTCGACCACCGGCTCGCCGTCGAGCCGGTCGTGGCGCTGGCCGACGTCCGCACCGAGCCCTTCATCGCCTACAGCGCCCGCGACTCGGCGGTCAACGAGGCCGTCCTGCGCAGCTGCCGCGAGGCCGGGTTCGTGCCGCGCCGCGAGCACGAGGCGCCGAGCACCGCGGTCCTGCTGGCGCTGGTCGCCGCAGGCCTCGGCGTCGCGGTCGTCCCGGCCTCGGTCCGTGCCCTTCCGCTGGAGGGCGTGGTCTTCCGCGACCTGCTCGACGCCGGCAGCGTCGAACTCTCCCTCGCCTACCGCACCGACGACGACAACCCCGTCGTCGACGCCGTCATCGAGATCCTCGAGGCAGCCGACCTGTTCACCGCACCCCGTCTGGAAGCTCCCCGGTCATGA
- the benA gene encoding benzoate 1,2-dioxygenase large subunit translates to MTAPLTESLGHIENVLSDAVVEDREAGIYRANRRIFTDEEIFELEMKHIFEGNWIYLAHESQVPNPGDYLTTYIGRQPVVITRDKDGELHCMINACAHRGAMLCRRKTDNRMTLTCPFHGWTFRNDGTLLKVKDPDDAGYPESFNTEGSHNLTHVARFDSYRGFLFGSLNEDVLPLDEHLGDTVKVIDMLVDQSPDGLEVLRGASTYTYDGNWKVQAENGADGYHVTATHWNYAATTSRRNTGESKNTTKTVDAGSWGKAGGGYWSYPNGHLCLWTWAANPADRPLWDQMDTLKEKFGDAKGEFMVKGSRNLLLYPNVYLMDQFSTQIRHFRPISVDKTEVTIYCIAPKGESPESRAWRIRQYEDFFNASGMATPDDLEEFRSCYVTYQASAAPWNDMSRGAEHWLTGPDEVAEALEMPGVISAGAKNEDEGLYPVMHAQWAEQMRTAIANEKGK, encoded by the coding sequence ATGACCGCACCGCTCACCGAGAGCCTGGGCCACATCGAGAACGTTCTGTCGGACGCCGTGGTCGAGGACCGCGAGGCCGGGATCTACCGCGCCAACCGCCGGATCTTCACCGACGAGGAGATCTTCGAGCTGGAGATGAAGCACATCTTCGAGGGCAACTGGATCTACCTCGCCCACGAGAGCCAGGTGCCGAACCCCGGCGACTACCTCACCACCTACATCGGGCGGCAGCCGGTCGTGATCACCCGCGACAAGGACGGCGAGCTGCACTGCATGATCAACGCCTGCGCCCACCGCGGCGCGATGCTGTGCCGGCGCAAGACCGACAACCGGATGACCCTGACCTGCCCGTTCCACGGCTGGACGTTCCGCAACGACGGCACGCTGCTCAAGGTCAAGGACCCCGACGACGCCGGCTACCCGGAGAGCTTCAACACCGAGGGTTCCCACAACCTCACCCACGTGGCCCGCTTCGACAGCTACCGCGGCTTCCTGTTCGGCTCGCTCAACGAGGACGTGCTCCCGCTCGACGAGCACCTCGGCGACACCGTCAAGGTCATCGACATGCTCGTCGACCAGTCGCCCGACGGGCTCGAGGTCCTGCGCGGCGCCTCGACCTACACCTACGACGGCAACTGGAAGGTCCAGGCGGAGAACGGCGCGGACGGCTACCACGTCACCGCCACCCACTGGAACTACGCCGCCACCACCTCACGCCGCAACACCGGCGAGTCGAAGAACACCACCAAGACCGTCGACGCCGGCAGCTGGGGCAAGGCCGGCGGCGGCTACTGGTCCTACCCGAACGGCCACCTGTGCCTGTGGACCTGGGCCGCCAACCCCGCCGACCGGCCGCTGTGGGACCAGATGGACACGCTCAAGGAGAAATTCGGCGACGCCAAGGGCGAGTTCATGGTCAAGGGCTCCCGCAATCTGCTGCTCTACCCGAACGTGTATCTGATGGACCAGTTCTCGACCCAGATCCGGCACTTCCGGCCGATCTCGGTCGACAAGACCGAGGTCACCATCTACTGCATCGCCCCCAAGGGCGAGAGCCCCGAGTCGCGAGCCTGGCGGATCCGGCAGTACGAGGACTTCTTCAACGCCTCCGGCATGGCCACGCCCGACGACCTGGAGGAGTTCCGGTCCTGCTACGTGACGTACCAGGCCTCCGCCGCGCCGTGGAACGACATGAGCCGCGGCGCCGAGCACTGGCTCACCGGTCCCGACGAGGTCGCCGAGGCGCTGGAGATGCCGGGCGTCATCTCGGCCGGCGCGAAGAACGAGGACGAGGGGCTCTACCCGGTCATGCACGCGCAGTGGGCCGAGCAGATGCGTACGGCCATCGCGAACGAGAAGGGGAAGTGA
- the benB gene encoding benzoate 1,2-dioxygenase small subunit has protein sequence MTLTQNAPAGAKLITQNAIEQFLYREARFLDDREFEKWLECYADDVVYWMPCWDDADLLTEDPQTEMSLIYYPNKGGLEDRVFRIRTERSSATSLPEPRTSHNISNVEVIERRGDLVDVRFNWHTMYFRYKTVDPYYGTSFYTIDFSGEQPLIRRKTVVLKNDYIHHVVDIYHV, from the coding sequence ATGACGCTCACGCAGAACGCGCCCGCCGGGGCGAAGCTGATCACGCAGAACGCGATCGAGCAGTTCCTCTACCGCGAGGCGCGCTTCCTCGACGACCGCGAGTTCGAGAAGTGGCTCGAGTGCTACGCCGACGACGTCGTCTACTGGATGCCCTGCTGGGACGACGCCGACCTCCTCACCGAGGACCCGCAGACGGAGATGTCGCTCATCTACTACCCCAACAAGGGTGGCCTGGAGGACCGCGTCTTCCGGATCCGTACGGAGCGGTCCTCGGCCACCTCGCTGCCGGAGCCGCGTACGTCCCACAACATCAGCAACGTCGAGGTCATCGAGCGCCGCGGCGACCTGGTCGACGTGCGCTTCAACTGGCACACCATGTACTTCCGCTACAAGACCGTCGACCCCTACTACGGCACGTCGTTCTACACGATCGACTTCTCCGGTGAGCAGCCGCTGATCCGCCGCAAGACGGTGGTGCTGAAGAACGACTACATTCACCACGTCGTCGACATCTACCACGTCTGA
- the benC gene encoding benzoate 1,2-dioxygenase electron transfer component BenC: MTATETEPTTGVATHQVALSFEDGVTRFITVREDQTVADASYRQRINIPLDCRDGACGTCKALCESGEYDGGTYIEDALSAAEAAQGYALPCSMKPRSDLALQIATTSEVAKTGAASYTGTVVGLDRLSPTTVELSLDIPNRGDLAFLPGQYVNIAVPGTEVTRSYSFANAPHEERLVFLVKLTEGGAMSTWLTERAAVGDEVTFTGPNGSFFLREARRPVLMLAGGTGLAPVLSMLRQLEVDGCDRGGRLVYGVSTDDDLVKLDEVGELIARLPGFSWDHCVSDPASTAANKGYVMSLIREQDLHDGDVAIYLCGPPPMVEAVRTHVAGAGIEPTGFYYEKFALAVPAAEASAPSAEASAPSAEASPVRIELETHPEARAIAGQQILPALDLGPAGSAAAARDDGDVVRRIAGQLVAPAPAGRAASASERVETNTVEDLIESPEARGIGGQVTFARDDSVGLDTPPPSGSGGSTGGDTTADGYTIGEEHPDISASDAIFEARAALEVGALDLTIGRLDSRQLAGYRLLAESTLPYVDGDRFLDAHGYTESNAAFHDYLFTLTGNGHLLAAYQALGVKGRMEDVLRNATWCHPRCAQDHLDIVEAFERGDRIAARDLIKAHSERSKETMRRAMAESAAATRPRFITPGRFAGQVVVVTGAAQGIGAQVARRVAAEGGKVVLADRSPLVAEVTDELTGQGASASAVECDLERFEGAAALVERAVATYGRIDVLINNVGGAINFKPFTEFTAEQIDAEITRSLMTTLYACRAALPGMVERGRGVIVNVSSAATRGIHRIPYSAAKGGINAITASLALEYAGDGIRVTATAPGGTEAPPRRISRGTPTPRTETEKAWFQAHIDQTLETSLMHRYGTLDEQAAAICFLASEEASYITGTILPVAGGDLG, from the coding sequence ATGACTGCAACAGAGACCGAGCCCACGACCGGGGTCGCGACCCACCAGGTCGCACTGTCCTTCGAGGACGGCGTGACCCGGTTCATCACCGTCCGTGAGGACCAGACCGTCGCCGACGCGTCCTACCGGCAGCGGATCAACATCCCGCTGGACTGCCGCGACGGCGCCTGCGGGACCTGCAAGGCGCTGTGCGAGTCGGGGGAGTACGACGGCGGCACCTACATCGAGGACGCGCTGTCGGCGGCGGAGGCCGCCCAGGGGTACGCCCTGCCGTGCTCGATGAAGCCGCGCTCGGACCTCGCGCTGCAGATCGCCACCACCTCCGAGGTCGCCAAGACCGGCGCCGCGAGCTACACCGGCACCGTCGTCGGCCTGGACCGGCTGAGCCCGACCACGGTCGAGCTCTCCCTCGACATCCCCAACCGCGGCGACCTCGCCTTCCTGCCGGGTCAGTACGTCAACATCGCCGTCCCCGGCACCGAGGTCACCCGGTCGTACTCCTTCGCCAACGCCCCGCACGAGGAGCGGCTCGTCTTCCTGGTCAAGCTGACCGAGGGCGGCGCGATGTCGACCTGGCTGACCGAGCGCGCCGCCGTCGGCGACGAGGTCACCTTCACCGGGCCGAACGGCTCCTTCTTCCTGCGCGAGGCCCGCCGGCCGGTGCTGATGCTCGCCGGCGGCACCGGGCTCGCGCCGGTGCTCTCGATGCTGCGCCAGCTCGAGGTCGACGGCTGCGACCGCGGCGGCCGGCTGGTCTACGGCGTCAGCACCGACGACGATCTGGTCAAGCTCGACGAGGTCGGCGAGCTGATCGCGCGGCTGCCCGGGTTCAGCTGGGACCACTGCGTCTCCGACCCCGCCTCGACCGCGGCCAACAAGGGCTACGTGATGAGCCTGATCCGCGAGCAGGACCTGCACGACGGCGACGTCGCGATCTACCTGTGCGGCCCGCCGCCGATGGTCGAGGCGGTGCGTACGCACGTCGCCGGTGCCGGCATCGAGCCCACCGGGTTCTACTACGAGAAGTTCGCCCTCGCCGTCCCCGCTGCCGAGGCGTCAGCCCCGTCGGCCGAGGCGTCAGCCCCGTCGGCCGAGGCGTCACCTGTACGCATCGAGCTGGAGACACACCCCGAGGCACGGGCGATCGCGGGCCAGCAGATTCTCCCGGCGCTCGACCTCGGCCCCGCCGGATCGGCTGCCGCGGCTCGGGACGACGGAGATGTCGTACGCCGCATCGCCGGTCAGCTGGTCGCGCCCGCTCCCGCTGGTCGAGCCGCGAGCGCCAGCGAGCGTGTCGAGACCAACACGGTCGAGGACCTGATCGAGTCTCCCGAGGCGCGGGGTATCGGCGGTCAGGTGACGTTCGCTCGAGACGACTCTGTTGGTCTCGACACGCCTCCGCCTAGCGGCTCCGGCGGCTCGACCGGCGGGGACACCACTGCGGACGGCTACACGATCGGCGAGGAGCACCCGGACATCTCCGCGTCCGACGCGATCTTCGAGGCCCGGGCGGCGCTGGAGGTGGGGGCGCTCGACCTGACCATCGGGCGGCTCGACTCCCGGCAGCTGGCCGGCTACCGGCTGCTCGCCGAGTCGACCCTCCCGTACGTCGACGGCGACCGGTTCCTCGACGCCCACGGCTACACCGAGTCGAACGCGGCCTTCCACGACTACCTGTTCACCCTCACCGGCAACGGCCATCTGCTGGCCGCCTACCAGGCGCTCGGGGTCAAGGGCCGGATGGAGGACGTGCTGCGCAACGCCACCTGGTGCCACCCGCGGTGCGCCCAGGACCACCTCGACATCGTCGAGGCGTTCGAGCGCGGCGACCGGATCGCCGCCCGCGACCTGATCAAGGCCCACAGCGAGCGGTCCAAGGAGACGATGCGGCGCGCGATGGCGGAGTCGGCCGCCGCGACCAGGCCGAGGTTCATCACCCCGGGCCGGTTCGCCGGGCAGGTCGTGGTGGTCACCGGCGCGGCCCAGGGCATCGGCGCCCAGGTCGCCCGCCGGGTGGCCGCCGAGGGCGGCAAGGTCGTCCTCGCCGACCGCTCCCCGCTGGTCGCCGAGGTCACCGACGAGCTCACTGGCCAGGGCGCGAGCGCCAGCGCGGTCGAGTGCGACCTCGAGCGCTTCGAGGGCGCGGCCGCCCTCGTGGAGCGGGCAGTCGCGACGTACGGCCGGATCGACGTGCTGATCAACAACGTCGGCGGAGCGATCAATTTCAAGCCGTTCACCGAGTTCACCGCCGAGCAGATCGACGCCGAGATCACCCGCTCGCTGATGACCACGCTCTACGCCTGCCGGGCCGCTCTGCCGGGCATGGTCGAGCGCGGTCGCGGCGTGATCGTCAACGTTTCCTCGGCCGCGACCCGGGGCATCCACCGGATCCCGTACTCGGCCGCGAAGGGCGGGATCAACGCGATCACCGCCTCCCTCGCGCTGGAGTACGCCGGCGACGGCATCCGGGTCACCGCGACGGCCCCGGGAGGTACGGAGGCTCCGCCGCGCCGGATCTCCCGGGGCACACCAACGCCCAGGACGGAGACCGAGAAGGCGTGGTTCCAGGCCCACATCGACCAGACCCTCGAGACCTCACTGATGCACCGCTACGGCACGCTCGACGAGCAGGCCGCCGCGATCTGCTTCCTCGCCTCCGAGGAAGCCTCCTACATCACCGGCACGATCCTTCCCGTCGCCGGCGGTGACCTCGGCTGA
- a CDS encoding MFS transporter yields MPDNTENTDQTARATTGRQLSWVVALSALALMFDGYDLVVYGTVLPTLMADPTQIGQLSAGQAGTLGSYALIGVLVGALSAGAVSDRIGRRKVVLASITWFSLGMAATAFAPSIAVFGILRFLTGIGLGAILATVGALVAEFAPPERKNRLNAIVYSGIPAGGVSASLMALIIDPSGSNWRILMAIGAAPLVLLLPFAVAKLPESQLWLDSRGRVAATSTQEAVGFGAVARRPLAFPTLVLGLMSFSGLLLTYGLNTWLPKIMEDNGYGKAYALTFLLVLNGGAIIGGLLASYVADRTGAKKVVSTTFVLAGLMLLLLPLGLPLAVLFPAVAIAGVGTIGTQVLIYGLVANYYPTRARGAGVAWCAGFGRLGGIVGPIIGGALVAAGVGGTTAFQIFAGVAVLGAVVTVAVPRSPQETVMDVALEEGLPA; encoded by the coding sequence ATGCCCGACAACACCGAAAACACCGACCAAACCGCCCGGGCCACCACCGGGCGCCAGCTGTCCTGGGTCGTCGCGCTCTCCGCGCTGGCCCTGATGTTCGACGGCTACGACCTCGTGGTCTACGGCACGGTGCTGCCGACGCTCATGGCCGACCCCACCCAGATCGGGCAGCTCTCCGCGGGCCAGGCGGGCACGCTGGGCAGCTACGCCCTGATCGGCGTGCTGGTCGGGGCGCTGAGCGCGGGTGCGGTCAGCGACCGGATCGGCCGCCGCAAGGTCGTGCTCGCCAGCATCACCTGGTTCTCCCTCGGGATGGCCGCGACCGCGTTCGCGCCGTCGATCGCCGTCTTCGGCATCCTGCGCTTCCTCACCGGCATCGGGCTGGGCGCGATCCTGGCGACCGTGGGTGCCCTGGTCGCGGAGTTCGCGCCGCCGGAGCGGAAGAACCGGCTCAACGCGATCGTCTACAGCGGCATCCCCGCCGGTGGCGTGAGCGCCTCGCTGATGGCCCTGATCATCGACCCGAGCGGCTCCAACTGGCGGATCCTGATGGCGATCGGCGCCGCCCCGCTGGTCCTGTTGCTCCCGTTCGCCGTCGCCAAGCTGCCCGAGTCGCAGCTTTGGCTCGACTCGCGTGGCCGCGTCGCCGCGACCAGCACCCAGGAGGCGGTCGGCTTCGGTGCCGTGGCCCGCCGCCCGCTCGCCTTCCCGACCCTCGTGCTCGGCCTGATGAGCTTCTCCGGCCTGCTGCTGACCTACGGTCTCAACACCTGGCTGCCGAAGATCATGGAGGACAACGGCTACGGCAAGGCGTACGCGCTCACCTTCCTGCTGGTGCTCAACGGTGGCGCCATCATCGGCGGTCTCCTCGCCTCGTACGTCGCCGACCGCACCGGCGCCAAGAAGGTGGTCTCGACGACCTTCGTGCTCGCCGGCCTGATGCTCCTGCTGCTGCCCCTCGGGCTGCCGCTCGCCGTCCTGTTCCCAGCCGTCGCGATCGCCGGCGTCGGCACGATCGGCACCCAGGTGCTCATCTACGGGCTGGTCGCCAACTACTACCCGACCCGGGCCCGCGGCGCGGGCGTCGCCTGGTGCGCCGGGTTCGGCCGGCTCGGCGGGATCGTCGGGCCGATCATCGGCGGGGCACTCGTCGCTGCCGGTGTCGGCGGCACGACCGCCTTCCAGATCTTCGCGGGTGTCGCGGTGCTCGGTGCGGTGGTCACCGTGGCGGTGCCGCGCTCCCCGCAGGAGACCGTCATGGACGTCGCGCTCGAGGAAGGCCTGCCCGCGTGA
- a CDS encoding helix-turn-helix transcriptional regulator, whose product MLIERAGCVGREDELVELTSRLALARTEGSAAVLVLGDPGLGKTALLRGLADRVATPALTARAGAWEQDCPGSVLRQLLGEEPPDDAVAAADTLIARALAEYAGESGLVLVDDADLADTLSLQAIASALRRHHDAPVLVVLAATRSTPFLGEIAAETVRIEGLDATAVGELAALRGRVLHPAMAEVLTRHTAGSPRDAVALLDELPPSRWARPDTQLPAPVHVRDEVQLALAGCGADGRALAEAFAILGEDASLGQAATLAGLDDPLSAVDALAAAGLIETTRDHRPRWRTPLVGVAVLGTMGARRAADAHQRAAAIVDDEVRRARHLVAATPVPDAELADEVARLAQRRGDEGAWAQAAALYRDASRLTEDPVCRDDRLIRSVDALVAAGDGMGAAALVPVVESLRETPLRDAVLAYLAILRGRATEAEVRLARAWDIVNADREPETAALIATRRVLHSLALCRGEELVSWADRAISLAGRDSAAGVEAAAIRGLGLAMAGRFEEAHEAYALAARRVGHSAQTQRVTMGRGWLDVLADEPDEARSRLEGVTDPRILGGSTRIAMWALAWLARVQFLTGEGDAALQTVAAGRALATTSGIALVTPLLEWTATETHLLRGSWEEAARTARAAEIGAQGYEIMRVPALLARAHIAEARSDFRAVLRILEPLTHAPAGSALTEPAIWPWAETYAAALVAEGRLDEADEFLRPHETRAREEQHRSAQARLATARGRWYGARGDLAGVRDTFDRALELLDGLPLRYERARVTFAYGQALRRAGRRRDAEALLSSARDLWDGLGATMYVDAAERELRAGGVRAPRGRRGPVDLTPQEETVAEMVASGLSNREVAAQLFVSPKTVQYHLTRIYAKLGVRSRTELAAMAAEPTEEP is encoded by the coding sequence GTGCTCATAGAGAGAGCTGGGTGTGTCGGTCGCGAGGACGAGCTCGTCGAGCTCACCTCGCGGCTGGCCCTGGCTCGCACCGAAGGCTCCGCCGCCGTCCTGGTCCTCGGGGACCCGGGACTGGGCAAGACCGCGCTGCTGCGTGGCCTGGCGGACCGGGTCGCGACGCCGGCCCTGACGGCCCGCGCGGGTGCCTGGGAGCAGGACTGCCCCGGCTCGGTGCTGCGCCAGCTGCTCGGTGAAGAGCCACCGGACGACGCGGTCGCCGCGGCCGACACCCTGATCGCACGAGCCCTGGCCGAGTATGCAGGGGAGTCCGGTCTCGTCCTGGTCGACGACGCCGACCTCGCCGACACGCTCTCGCTGCAGGCGATCGCCTCCGCGCTGCGCCGCCACCACGACGCACCGGTGCTGGTGGTGCTGGCGGCCACCCGCAGCACCCCGTTCCTCGGCGAGATCGCCGCCGAGACCGTACGCATCGAGGGGCTGGACGCGACCGCGGTCGGCGAGCTCGCGGCACTGCGCGGACGGGTCCTGCACCCGGCGATGGCCGAGGTCCTCACCCGCCACACCGCCGGCAGCCCGCGCGACGCGGTCGCCCTGCTCGACGAGCTCCCGCCGAGCCGCTGGGCGCGGCCGGACACCCAGCTGCCCGCCCCCGTCCACGTACGCGACGAGGTCCAGCTCGCGCTCGCCGGCTGCGGTGCCGACGGGCGCGCCCTCGCCGAGGCCTTCGCGATCCTCGGGGAGGACGCGTCGCTGGGTCAGGCGGCGACCCTCGCCGGCCTCGACGACCCGCTGTCCGCGGTCGACGCCCTGGCCGCGGCCGGGCTGATCGAGACCACCCGCGACCACCGCCCCCGATGGCGTACGCCGCTGGTCGGCGTCGCCGTGCTGGGCACGATGGGCGCCCGCCGGGCCGCCGACGCCCACCAGCGGGCGGCCGCGATCGTCGACGACGAGGTCCGACGGGCCCGGCATCTCGTCGCCGCGACCCCGGTGCCCGACGCCGAGCTCGCCGACGAGGTCGCCCGACTGGCGCAGCGACGGGGCGACGAGGGTGCCTGGGCGCAGGCGGCGGCCCTCTACCGCGACGCCAGCCGCCTCACCGAGGACCCGGTATGCCGCGACGACCGGCTGATCCGCTCGGTCGACGCGCTGGTCGCGGCGGGCGACGGCATGGGCGCCGCGGCGCTGGTGCCCGTGGTCGAGAGCCTGCGCGAGACGCCGCTGCGCGACGCGGTGCTCGCCTACCTGGCGATCCTGCGCGGCCGCGCCACCGAGGCCGAGGTGCGCCTCGCGCGCGCCTGGGACATCGTCAACGCCGACCGCGAGCCCGAGACCGCCGCGCTGATCGCCACCCGCCGGGTGCTGCACTCGCTGGCCCTGTGTCGCGGCGAGGAGCTGGTCTCCTGGGCCGACCGGGCGATCTCGCTGGCCGGACGTGACTCGGCCGCGGGCGTCGAGGCGGCGGCGATCCGCGGGCTCGGGCTGGCGATGGCCGGCCGGTTCGAGGAGGCCCACGAGGCCTACGCCCTGGCCGCCCGTCGCGTCGGCCACAGCGCCCAGACCCAGCGGGTCACGATGGGCCGTGGCTGGCTCGACGTGCTCGCCGACGAGCCCGACGAGGCCCGTAGCCGGCTGGAGGGGGTCACCGACCCGAGGATCCTCGGCGGCTCGACCCGGATCGCGATGTGGGCGCTGGCCTGGCTGGCGCGGGTGCAGTTCCTGACCGGCGAGGGCGACGCGGCCCTGCAGACGGTCGCCGCCGGGCGAGCGCTCGCGACGACCTCGGGCATCGCCCTGGTCACGCCCTTGCTGGAGTGGACCGCCACCGAGACCCACCTGCTGCGCGGCAGCTGGGAGGAGGCCGCCCGCACCGCCCGCGCCGCCGAGATCGGCGCCCAGGGCTACGAGATCATGCGGGTCCCCGCGCTCCTCGCCCGCGCCCACATCGCCGAGGCGCGCAGCGACTTCCGCGCCGTCCTCCGCATCCTCGAGCCGCTCACCCACGCCCCGGCCGGCAGCGCCCTGACCGAGCCGGCCATCTGGCCCTGGGCCGAGACGTACGCCGCCGCGCTGGTCGCGGAGGGCCGGCTCGACGAGGCCGACGAGTTCCTGCGCCCGCACGAGACCCGCGCCCGGGAGGAGCAGCACCGCTCAGCCCAGGCCAGGCTGGCCACCGCCCGCGGCCGCTGGTACGGCGCCCGCGGCGATCTGGCCGGGGTCCGCGACACCTTCGACCGCGCCCTCGAGCTGCTCGACGGGCTGCCGCTGCGCTACGAGCGCGCCCGGGTGACCTTCGCCTACGGCCAGGCGCTGCGCCGTGCCGGCCGCCGCCGCGACGCCGAGGCGCTGCTCTCCTCCGCCCGCGACCTGTGGGACGGCCTGGGCGCGACGATGTACGTCGACGCGGCCGAGCGCGAGCTGCGCGCCGGGGGAGTGCGGGCACCGCGCGGCCGGCGAGGCCCGGTGGACCTGACCCCGCAGGAGGAGACCGTCGCCGAGATGGTCGCCTCGGGCCTCTCCAACCGCGAGGTCGCCGCCCAGCTGTTCGTCTCGCCCAAGACCGTGCAGTACCACCTGACCCGCATCTACGCGAAGCTCGGCGTCCGCAGCCGGACCGAGCTCGCGGCGATGGCGGCCGAGCCGACGGAGGAGCCTTGA
- a CDS encoding benzoate/H(+) symporter BenE family transporter, with protein MSTDLDVRDAPTGLRRDLGRHELVNGFIGFLFSCTGPVAVILAVGQGAGLSAGVVASWVSVVFCLNGVLTIVASRWSRQPLVYFWTIPGTVVVGQAMAAGTTWPEAVGGFVMAAVLLVALALTRQVDRVMHLLPMPIVMAMVAGVFLRFGTDLVLAVDRDVAVAGPMVAAFVAVSAIPRLARWLPAVLVALAVGAVAVSLADRPAVEVSGRWVVDPVWTTPVFTGSAFVELTIPLLITVLVVQNGQGMAVLRAAGHDPRMNQVTGWCGVTSLVAAPFGGVSTCLAGPTNALVTASGERRRHYAAAVWCGVLAIGFGLLAPGMVRVITTMPEAYVAALGGLAMLKPLQGAFQTAFSGPHVTGALVTFLVTVADITVLNIGSAFWGLVVGVAVSILLDRTSKENP; from the coding sequence TTGAGCACCGACCTCGACGTCCGGGACGCCCCGACAGGCCTGAGGCGAGACCTCGGCCGCCACGAGCTGGTCAACGGCTTCATCGGCTTCCTGTTCTCCTGCACCGGCCCGGTCGCGGTGATCCTGGCCGTCGGCCAGGGCGCCGGCCTCTCCGCCGGTGTCGTCGCCTCCTGGGTGAGCGTGGTCTTCTGCCTCAACGGTGTGCTGACGATCGTCGCCTCGCGCTGGAGCCGGCAGCCGCTGGTCTACTTCTGGACCATCCCCGGCACCGTGGTCGTCGGCCAGGCGATGGCCGCCGGCACCACGTGGCCGGAGGCGGTCGGCGGGTTCGTCATGGCCGCGGTCCTGCTGGTCGCGCTGGCCCTGACCCGGCAGGTCGACCGGGTGATGCACCTGCTGCCGATGCCGATCGTGATGGCGATGGTCGCCGGGGTGTTCCTCCGCTTCGGCACCGACCTGGTCCTCGCGGTCGACCGCGACGTGGCGGTCGCCGGGCCGATGGTGGCCGCCTTCGTCGCGGTCAGCGCGATCCCACGGCTTGCGCGCTGGCTCCCCGCGGTGCTGGTGGCGCTGGCCGTCGGCGCGGTCGCGGTGAGCCTCGCGGACCGGCCCGCCGTCGAGGTCTCCGGCCGCTGGGTCGTCGACCCGGTCTGGACGACACCCGTCTTCACCGGGTCCGCGTTCGTCGAGCTCACCATCCCGCTGCTGATCACCGTCCTGGTCGTCCAGAACGGCCAGGGCATGGCCGTCCTGCGCGCCGCCGGTCACGACCCGCGGATGAACCAGGTGACCGGCTGGTGCGGGGTGACGTCGCTGGTCGCGGCCCCGTTCGGCGGGGTGTCCACCTGCCTGGCCGGGCCGACCAACGCGCTGGTCACCGCCTCGGGGGAGCGGCGGCGGCACTATGCCGCGGCGGTCTGGTGCGGCGTACTGGCGATCGGGTTCGGACTGCTCGCCCCGGGCATGGTCCGGGTCATCACCACCATGCCCGAGGCGTACGTCGCCGCGCTCGGCGGCCTCGCCATGCTCAAGCCGCTCCAGGGTGCCTTCCAGACCGCCTTCAGCGGGCCTCACGTCACCGGCGCGCTGGTCACCTTCCTGGTGACCGTCGCCGACATCACCGTCCTCAACATCGGCTCAGCCTTCTGGGGGCTGGTGGTCGGTGTCGCGGTCAGCATCCTGCTCGACCGCACCAGCAAGGAGAATCCATGA